AAAGTACACAAATTATTCTGTAAAATCTTCTGTCAAATTTTAATTAGATTTTTTTCACAGAATGCAATTCTGTGCTACTTTCACAATCAGCATTGTTTTTGATACTTTGATCGAAGATTTTCTGTTGTTGCCCTGATTCAACCAGTCAATAGATTTAACTAATTTAACCAGATTCTTTCGGTGTTCTCTCGGTGTTTTCGGTGTTTATTTTTTCATTTCATTTGTTCCATAAAATCAATCAATTCTTCCAGAGTCGGAGAATAACAATTCCTCACATAAAATCCGGAAGTATAGACTCCGAGAGCAAGACATTCCTGCGGAGAAAATCCGTAAATCCAGCCGCTGCAGAATCCGGCATTATAATTATCACCTGCTCCGGTTGTCAGTTTCGGTTCGGGAGTGTAAGGACCTTCAATCCGGAAATTTCCGTTTTCGGTTGCACAAACTGCTCCATCTAAAGGATGAATTGTAACAGCAGTTATTTCTAACTTTTCCCTGATTTCACCCGCTCGAGAGATGACATTTTCTTCAAATATATCAAGAGTACGAGCTATGACATCAGATTCGTTTTTATTCATACCAAAAATAATTTCAGCATTTTCTTGAAATCCGGATATCAAAGAAAGGACTTTTAAAATATCTTCATTTGTTCTTTTTTTCGGATCAGCAAGATCAAAAAAAACTGTTGGTCGATGCGAGATTTCAGAACAGATTTCGTTTAATCCCTTAATGATAGAATTCATTTCAGGTAAACTTGACCAATTTGTAATTCCAATTAAAGAAAGTGATTCAAATTTTTTCTTCAATTCATCTTTTGAAATATGTTGAAGAAGATTCTTCCAATTCACTTCCGTTAATTTATTGATTTTACCGAGCATCACTTTTCCATCATCGAATTCCAAAGCATCGGTGTGACCGGGATCAGTTAGAGATATCACATTTTCACAATTACGAACAAAATCTTTAAAAAGCGGATGAATTTTATTTTTCCCTAAAGCTCCAATATAAGAGGTTTTATGTCCTTGCTGATAAAGTGCATTTGCCATTATCGGACCATTTCCACCGAGTTTGATTTGAGCAGGAACAAGTTCGATATTTCCACTCAAACCTGACATTTTAGAAATATTTTCCGCAAGTTCGGAAATCGTGGAAAGTCTTTCGTATTTTTCAGGATTCTCTCTCTTTTTCACGACTTCGATGATCTCGTCGATAAAACCGTCAAAACCGATCAAAACCTTTTTCTGGTGAAAATTGTTCTGCTGAAAGTTGTTCTGCTGAAAGTTGTTCTGCATTTTTTTAATCAGATTTTTCAAAATATTTTTTTGATCCATTCTAACCTCTTTTTTTTTGAGTTTAAAAAAACAAAAAGCGATTTTTTATACAAGAAAAAAAATGATTGCCAGAAAATATAACAATTTCGAATTTATCCAAAAATTTTTATCACATTTTGCAAAAATGTGTCACAATGTAGCACAGAATTGCATTCTGTGGGATTTATTTTCATTCCGAAACTCAAGTTTCGAAATGAAATTACTTAAACTCTGATTATTAAATTTCCAAAACGGAGTTTTTCGTCCAATTATGTTCCCTCATCATCGTTCCGATGATGCCTGAATTTTGGGAACAAGGGAGTAGCACAGAATTGCATTCTGTGACAAAAAATCAAAGAACCATTGAGACAATGGTGATACAGGAGAATAAATGAAATTCAACCGTTCCAGCGGGATATTATTACATATCTCATCCTTACCGGGAAAATACGGGATCGGAAGTCTGGGAAAAGAAGCATTCAAATTTATCGATTTTTTAGAAAGTTCAGGACAAAAAATCTGGCAGATATGTCCAACTGGTCCTACCGGTTATGGAGATTCACCTTATCAGACCTTTTCCGCTTTTGCCGGAAATCCTTTATTCATCGATTTGGAAAAAATTTTAGAAGATGGTTTTTTATCAAATTCCGACATCAATATTGAGATGAATTTTCCCAGAGACAAAGTTGATTTTGGAAAAGTGATCGAGTTTAAAAACAAGATTTTTAGAAAAGCATTCTTGAATTTTCAAAAGAACATTCCTTTAGATTTTTATACATTTTGTGAAAATGAAACGGACTGGCTTAACGATTATGCTCTTTTTATGTCTTTGAAAAAATACTTTTCCGGGAAACCGTGGAATGA
The genomic region above belongs to Candidatus Cloacimonadota bacterium and contains:
- a CDS encoding carbohydrate kinase family protein produces the protein MDQKNILKNLIKKMQNNFQQNNFQQNNFHQKKVLIGFDGFIDEIIEVVKKRENPEKYERLSTISELAENISKMSGLSGNIELVPAQIKLGGNGPIMANALYQQGHKTSYIGALGKNKIHPLFKDFVRNCENVISLTDPGHTDALEFDDGKVMLGKINKLTEVNWKNLLQHISKDELKKKFESLSLIGITNWSSLPEMNSIIKGLNEICSEISHRPTVFFDLADPKKRTNEDILKVLSLISGFQENAEIIFGMNKNESDVIARTLDIFEENVISRAGEIREKLEITAVTIHPLDGAVCATENGNFRIEGPYTPEPKLTTGAGDNYNAGFCSGWIYGFSPQECLALGVYTSGFYVRNCYSPTLEELIDFMEQMK